A genomic window from Silene latifolia isolate original U9 population chromosome Y, ASM4854445v1, whole genome shotgun sequence includes:
- the LOC141632571 gene encoding uncharacterized protein LOC141632571, whose protein sequence is MNEEKKFSKFLEMLNKLEVSLPFTEVVTQMPLYTKFLKDVLTKKRSIGGYGLVALRGQCSAVLLNPMPKKLQDPGSFSIPCMVGNVSIKKALCDLGASGSILPLPIARKVGLQYIPTSMTLQLADRSVQRPMGVLEDVLVKVGNFYIPADFVVLDISEDQRTPIILGRPFLETGDVNISVK, encoded by the coding sequence ATGAATGAGGAGAAGAAGTTCTCCAAATTCTTGGAAATGTTGAATAAACTTGAAGTTTCATTACCTTTCACCGAGGTAGTGACACAAATGCCACTCTACACCAAATTCTTGAAGGATGTTTTGACAAAGAAGAGGAGCATTGGAGGATATGGTCTAGTGGCTCTTAGGGGGCAATGTAGTGCGGTCTTACTCAATCCTATGCCGAAAAAACTacaagatccgggtagtttttctattccatgcatgGTGGGTAATGTGAGTATCAAGAAGGCACTTTGTGATCTTGGTGCTAGTGGTAGCATACTTCCGCTCCCTATTGCAAGAAAGGTTGGTTTACAATACATTCCCACTTCCATGACCTTGCAACTCGCCGATAGGTCGGTACAAAGACCAATGGGTGTCCTTGAAGATGTGTTGGTTAAAGTGGGCAATTTCTATATTCCGGCGGACTTTGTGGTGTTAGACATCTCGGAAGACCAACGAACTCCTATCATCCTTGGGAGGCCCTTCTTGGAAACCGGGGATGTCAACATAAGTGTCAAGTAA